The Bdellovibrio bacteriovorus W nucleotide sequence CGAGCCAATAAAGGTTCTGACTTTTTCAATTCAAAGATCGCTTCGTTTGCCACGTTGCTAGTGATTTTTGGGAAGCTATCAACAGATAAGTCTGTCATGCCCGTTTCTTCCCAGTTCAATTTCATTTTTTTAAGAGCAGCATTTACAGCGGCTTCGTCTTTCGCCACAAGAGCATCTTCAAGACCCTTAAGTTCTGCCTCATAAGCTTCTTTACCAAGAACTTTTTCTAAAGCGGCAGAGTCCACTTTCACGAACTGAACATTGATCTTATGCGCTTTAGCTTGTTGAAGCTTCGAAAGCTCAGTCGCGGTTGGCACACTGACTGTCTCAAACATCTGACGTGTGCGCACGTTCACGATGTCTTTACGAACTTTGCCTTCAAAATTTGCAGGAGTCATACGAGTATTCTCTAAATAACGACTGTAGTATTCTCGTTGAAACATGCCATTGTCTTGGAAAAATGGAATATCTTTGACGATAAAGTCGCGAACTTCAGCGTCTGTTGCCATAATTCCGTTTCGAGCGGCTGCTTGAGAAACCAACTCCGACCTTACAAGGTTTTCGATAGCTTGTTGGCGCAGAAGTTGACGCTGAGAGCCAAAGTCCATCTGATCGCCAAAGAGATTTTTATAGTATTGTTCGACTCTATTTTCTTCCTGTTGGAAATCCGCAAGGGAGATCAATGCATTGTTCACGCGGGCTACTGAGCCGATTCCGCCACCCATTTGTCCATGCATTCCAAAGAATACAAACACTAGGATAATCGCACCGAAAACAAGCATTGCAATGATGCTTTTTCCGTTCAATTTTCTTTTCAGTTTTTCCGCCATACTCTCGTTCATATCAATCCCTTCTTTGGAAGACATATCTTGATGCGATATCATTACCCAACTATTTTTATTTTTTTTCAAGGGGAAATTCTTGAATTATGTGCGTCTTTTGACTAGCGTTTGATTAAAGCCCAAGGACCTTTCAAAAAGCCACTTCGGGAACTGACTTTCGAGATGACGGATTGAACATACTGAGAAGACATACATTGTGTACGCAGAAGGTGACTTTTGAACTTTTTCAACTTTGATTTTAAAAAACTAGTGATGATTGGGATCGTCCTGGCTCTTCCCCTGATCTCCATCAATATGCAACAACGCCCCCAAGAATCTCCTTGGCTGGAAAAACCCTTCCAACTTCTTGGCAGTTCCCTTTCTGAGGTCTTCTTTACCTTTAGCGCTGGCGTCAAAGACACGACGGGAATGTACGTCAATTTGATCGATGTCAAAAAAAAGAGCGAAGATCTGACAAGTCAGAACAACGAATTACGCTCTCGTTTAGAACGCATGAAGGAAATCGTTCTAGAAAACGACCGCCTGCGTGAATTACTGGAGTTTAAGCAACAATCCAAAATGACTTTGAAAGCCGCCCAAGTTATTGGCAGAGACCTTGTCATTGATCACAATACGATCTCTATCAACAAAGGTGCGCAAGATGGAATTAAAGAAGGCCTAGCCGTTATTACAACAGGCGGCGTTCTTGGTTACATCTATAAAGCAGAACCCTTCACCTCTAGTGTCATTCTCATCACAGATCGCTATGCGGTAGTCGATGGAATCGTGCAAAGAACTCGCACGCACGGAATCGTTGAGGGCAAAAGCCAGTACGGCAGTACTTTGAATTTAAAATACGTCGAAAAAGCCGAGGACGTTCAAGTGGGTGACCTCATCGTTACCGGAGGCTTGGACAATATCTTCCCTAAAGGTTTACCGATTGCCGTTGTTGAAACAGTCGAAAAGAAAAACTTCGCCATCTCCGTCAAAGTTGAACTGCGCCCTGTGGTGGATCCCTACAAAGTGGAGGAAGTTTTTGTTGTTCTGAACTCCAACGCCGAAGACTTTGGCGAAAGGTTTGCTCCAAAACCTACTGAAGAGCCCGCTCTTGAGGAGAAAGCACAGTGAAGATTCGCTGGAACTCCATTCTTAACTTTTTGATTCTACTGGTGACGGCACTCTTTTTGGGTGCCTTCCAGACGACCTTTTGGTTTCAACTCTTTGGCGGAGTTCCAGGGCCGCTTCTTTGGTTGAATCTTATTGTATATGTGACTTTATATCGCAAACCGATGCCGGCCATTTTAACTGTTTACGCAATTGGCTTTGCGCTTCTTACATATTCTGCCATGCCGCTAAAGATGATCTGGATCAACTCTTTGATCATCTTCACTTTGGTCTATGTGATAAAAACTAGAGTGTTTTGGAGCGGTTCAGGCTACTATACAATCATGTGCGCGTTTTCATCTGTGGCATTCCAAGTATGCTACTTTTTGACGTCACTGCTTTTAGAAAAGAATTCGACAAACCTCGAATTCATGGATCGCCTTGTACAGATCATCTTGACTCCCTCCTTTGCTTTCCCAATGTATTGGGCGCTTTCAAAATTAGACAGAGCTTCGGACAATCATCTCATGCATGAGGCCGGAGGATTGGAAGTATGAATAATTACGTAAATAATCCCGATGAAGCGAAGGATTACCATGGTCGATATAAGATCTTTTACTTCGTAATTGCTTTCACACTGGCTATTTTCACAATGCGCCTTTGGTATCTACAGGTCATTTCAGGAAATGAACTTCGTGAGTTCTCTGAGAAGAATCGTATCAAACAAAACAAAATTGCTGCACCTCGCGGAATGATGCTCGATCGCGACGGTAAGGTCTTGGTTGAAAATCTACCGGGCTTTGAGGCGATCATCTCTCCACAGTACGTTGAAAGTCTTGATAAGTTAGCTAAAACCGTAGGCCCTGTTCTTGGAATGGAGCCAGATAAGCTTTCTGCAAAAATCACTAAAGGTCGCCGTCAAAATGGCCCCTTTGCGCAAATTCGCCTAAAAGAAAACTTAAGCCGCGATGAAGTGATCCGACTTAAGAGAATGCGCTTGGATATTCCGGGGCTTGAAATCCGCGAATCCATCGTCAGAAATTATCCTCTTAAAGAGAATGGCGCCCAACTTTTAGGTTATGTAGGTGAGATTTCCAAACGCCAACTTCCATTACTGAACGAGCAATACAAAGGTGAGATGCGCTTTGAACAAGGTGATATCATCGGAAAGAGCGGTCTTGAAGAAACCCTTGAACGCGATATTCGTGGGGCCGACGGTGTTAGCTTTATTCAGGTCGATGCCCATGGCCGCGAAGCCGTGACGCAAACTCCAAATATCTACGGACAAGAAATCAAAGATCAGATGGCAGTTCCTGGCGACAACGCTGTTTTAACCATCGATCGTGATATTCAAGAAGCAGCTTACAAGTCTTTCACTGCCAATAATCGTATCGGCGCTGTTGTTGCCATGAAAACAAATGGTGAAGTCTTGGCTTGGGTGAGCAACCCTTCCTTTGACCCTAATGAATTCTCTACAGGTATTTCTTCAGCGACTTGGTCAAGATTGATTAATGATCCCTTCAAACCACTTCGCAACAAAGTGATTCAGGACCACAACTCCCCTGGGTCTATCTTTAAACCTTTAGTGGCAGTTCCTGCTCTTCAAGAGAAAATCATCACACCAACAACGATCGTGGCCTCCCCAGGAGTGTTCCACTTCGGTCGTCGCCCCTACCATGACCACTTACGCGGTGGACACGGTAACATCACAGTCTATGAAGCTCTTGAGAGATCTTCGAACGTCTTTTTCTACAAGATGGGTATCGCACTTGGGGTCGATAAAATGTATGACTACATTCACCTCTTGGGAATTGGCCAAAAAACGGGAATCGAGCTTGCTCGTGAAGTTTCCGGTACTATGCCGAATTCAGCTTGGAAGAAAGCCACTGTAGGCGAAGAGTGGCAACCCGGTGAGAATCTAAGTACCGCCATCGGTCAAGGCTTTGTGAACGTCACACCTTTATCTATGGCGATTGCCTACAATACAATTGGTACTGAAGGAAAAGTAGTAAAGCCATTTATCGTTCGTAAGATCATTGACCAAAATGGCAAAGTCTTACGTGAAAACTTCCCGCAAGTGGTTCGCGATCTTCAAGAAACGCAACCCAACGGCGTTCGAATTTCCGAAAGTACTTTCAAAGTTGTCAAAGAAGGTATGCGTCGCGTGGCCAATGGCGAACGCGGTACTGCCCGTCATTGGAAAGTTCCTGGCATCGAAATGGCCGGAAAAACAGGAACCGCTCAGGTCATGGGGTTTTCAGCAGATCAGATTTATGCGAAATGCGAGAGCCGCCCTATCCATATGCGCCATCACGGCTGGTTCGTAGCCTATGCTCCTGCTGACAAACCAGAGATCACTATTGCTGCGCTAGCTGAACACGCCTGCCATGGAAGTACGGGAGCGGCTCCCATCGTTCGCGACATTGCTTTAGCTTACTTCCAAAAATACCATCCTGAAATTATCGAAGCTGCGAAAAACAAACCTGCTCGTAAGGCAGCCCCTGTTGTAGCCCCTATTGCTGTGGAAGAGGGAGATTGATCTGTGTTTTCATCTTTGAATGTTCAAGAACGCAATATTTTTAAACGTCTTGATTTTAATCTGATCATTGTCATCTTTGCTCTAAACCTGATTGGCCTTATTAATTTATATAGTGCCACTCATGGTCCAAGCTCTACAGATGTCGCCTCTTTATTTATCTCTCAAATCATGTGGTTGATTGTAGGTTGGGTTGTCTTCTTAGTCGTCACGTTAGTGGACTATAACTTCGTGAATAGACTCGCCATAATTATTTACATCCTCAATCTTCTAGCGATCATTTATGTGACCTTCTTTGGTAAAGTTGCACTTGGAGCTCAGCGCTGGATTGATCTTGGTTTTTTCCGCTATCAACCTTCAGAGACAATGAAGCTAGCACTCATCATGATGATGGCGAAAATCCTAGCCAATAGAAACCCTTTGGGGAACGGCATGGGCTTTAAAGAGCTCGCTGCCCCTCTTATCACTCTTGGTATTCCCTTTGTCTTTGTCGTCGAGCAGCCGGATTTAGGAACTGCGATGATGTTGGCAGCCATCGGCGGAACACTTCTCATTTTTTCAAAAGTAAAAAAATGGATTCTTGCGACCATCTTTGCCTTAGGTATCATTGCTCTTCCAATTGCATGGAAGTTTGTTCTTCATGATTACCAAAAGAATCGTGTCCTTACTTTCCTTTCTCCAACAAGCGATCCTCGCGGGACTGGTTACAATAGTATTCAATCAAAAATTGCAGTGGGTTCAGGAAGACTCTTTGGCAAAGGTTTTATGAAAGGCACTCAGTCTCAACTTGAGTTCCTGCCAGAGCGCCATACGGACTTTATCTACTCTGTTCTTAGTGAAGAGTATGGATTTGTGGGTTCAATCTCTGTTGTCGGTCTTTTCATCTTCTTGTTTCTTATCGGCATTCGCATCGCCATGAATGCTCGAGACAAGTTCGGAGCCTTGCTAACCGTGGGTGTACTTGCCTATGTATTCTGGCACATGTTTGTGAATATCGGCATGGTGATTGGACTGTTGCCTATCGTGGGAGTTCCACTTCCTCTACTCTCGTATGGTGGCTCTAGTATGCTCACGACCATGGCAGGTTTAGGATTAATTTCAAGCGTTTCTTACAGAAGATACTTCTTCTAAAAACGGAACGTCTAACACTTTTTAGACAGTGTTTAAAGCTTCTACGGTGTACTCTTACTTGTTCTCAGTTCCATATTGAGAAGTATTAAAAATCAATAACTTAAGATGACGGCACAACCCTTGAAATAATCCTCCTTCAAGGAGGCCGTCATGCTTACTCAAAATCTCAGAATTGGATTAACGATCAGCGCACTCACTGCGACCTCGCTTCTATTCAATAACATGGATTTCTTTAAATGGGACACGATGATGCTTACACCTCTTGAGGCTGTGAACGAAACCCATCGCGCATCCCACGCTAAGGAGCTTCTGGGCGCAAACTATGAATTCAGTGATGCTTCCAAAGTTGCTGGAAGCGCCCGCCTGAATGAACACATTCACGATAAAGTTCTTAAAGGTCTTCCGCCTCAATGGAAAGATCAGGCCCGTGCCATTTCTAGAACTTTGATTTTGGAAAGTGAAAGATACGCTATGGACCCCGTGCTTTTACTGGCTGTTATTCGCACAGAAAGCCGCTTTAATCCAACGATTCGCGGAGGGCATGGGGAAATCGGCCTTATGCAAATCAAACCTGATACCGCTCAGTGGATCGCCAAAAAGTTCGACCTCGAACTTCCAAGTGAAGAGTCCCTTTTTGATCCAATTCAGAATATCAAATACGGCACGGCTTATTTAAGTTACTTGCGCTCGCAATTTACTGGAAATGCTACAAACTATATTTCTGCTTACAACATGGGCCCTAGAAATGTAAAACGCTTGCGCGCACAGAATATCAAACCAGAAATCTACTCCGGCAAAGTGATGGGGAACTATGTAAGATATTATAAAAAGATTTCTCACTCTGATAACACTCTTCTGGCGTCGATAAACTAATGTTTGTTTTTATCATTCAGTTTTAGACATCTTAATTACATGTCTGAAAATCTTTGGGATCTTTCATACAGCATTTAAAATCCCTGTCATGATCAAACACGGAAGGAGGTACTCATGAGTACTTCACCTGTGCACGATTTCAGGTACGTTCTATGTCCTGGCTCTCAACCCTTGGCGGACTATCGTTTTCTTCACGAACAAATTTTTCGATGTTGGGAACTTGTATGGAAGGAGACCTACCAAGAACTCAATATTGACAAAAAACTCACTTCCGATGTTTTCACTCGGCAGGACTATATCGGAGCGCTATTTTACGAAAACAAATGTGTCGGTATGGCTTTTTTTAGGTGGTCCTATGCCTATGGCCCTGAGTTTTCCGAAGACAGCTATTTTTCCAATTGGGAAAAAAACCACATCAACGAACTTTGCTCACGAGGTCCCGAGATTATCGTCTGCAGCAACTATACAATTCACCCCTCAGCGCGTGGCAACCAACTCCCTTTGCCTATGCGAGATCTTCTCTTAGGTATGATCATCGAAACTTTTCTAAACTCCAATGCTGATGCGATGACAGCGGCCACTCGACTCGATCGGAAGGTCAATGAAGTCTGCACTCGCTGGGGAGCTCACCCGATCGCCCGCGACCTACCTTCAGGTTTTGGAGAAGCTCGCGTCGATCTTTTAGGTTTTTTCAAAGACATTATTCTCTCGCAAAAAGCTCCACCTTTAAAGGAACACACGGAATTCCTCTGGGCCAATCGCTTAGAGATTCCCCGCGAGAATCATCATGTCTTCCCTTCAATACCAATTTTAAAAGTAGCTTAGGAGAATATATGTATTCAAATATTGAAAAAATTAAATCGGCCATTCAAGACGAGATCAATACCCTAGGAAACAAGATGGTGGATGCCCCTTGGCACGATCCAGAGTTTTACAAAATGTGGCTCGCACAGACACACTATCTCATTCGCCACACGACAAAACTGCTGGCCCTCGCAGCGGCTTATGTAAAAGTTGAGAACCGAGATCATCACTATGTGATGCTTGAACATATCAAAGGGGAACTTCATCACGATCTGATGCCCTTAAAAGATCTCAAGGACTTCGGTGCCCATATTTCAGAGTTTCCTGAACTTCCTGAAACAGAAATGATTCATCAGCTTCAATACTATTGGATCGCTCATGAGAATCCACTTTCACTCTGTGGATATGCATTTCTATTAGAAGGAGCCGCTAAGTTCTTCGGTCCGCAATTACTTAAAAACCTTCAAGAGAAATATGGCACCAAGGGTTCTTTGTTTTTAAAAGTCCATGTGACCGTAGATCAAGATCACTATGAAGAGGGCTCTCAGTTTCTCAACACTTTAAACCTTGAAGAATGCCGATACATACTGCGCAATATGCAACAATCCAACATTCTCTATAGTCGTATGATTGATAGAATAAAGGACGAATACTTATTGCAGAAAAAATATGCCGCCTAGGAGGTGAGCTTTTAAGTCGCCTACAGAAAATGATTTCAGGCGATGCCACGAAGACATGGGGCATAGAGTGCAGAACCATCGTCGCCCAAGCTTGAAACTCGGCGATGGCAACTGACTCGAATAAAAAAAGGCTTTGAGGTTCACTCAAAGCCTTTTTGATTTTTCTAAGTTTAATAAAAACTAAACGTTCTTATTCAGGAAATCTACGATCGCCTCTTTTGGATGATTTCCAACTAGCTGACCCACTTCGCTGCCACCTTTGAAAAGCAACATCGCAGGGATGCCACGGATTCCGTATTTACCTGGAGTCGATGGGTTTTCATCAACGTTTACTTTTACGATTTTAACTTTTCCACCAAGTTCTTGAGCTACTTCTTCAAGCTTTGGAGCAAGAGCACGACAAGGCCCACACCACTCAGCCCAGAAATCTACTAGTACCGGTGTTGAAGAGTTTAAAACCTCTGTATCAAATGAACTGTCTGTGACAGCAGTTGTAAATGTGCTCATTATCGCCCTCCATTGGGATCAAAACCCAAAGTCATCTAAATCAATAAGTATTATAGCCCGAAAAGGGATAACCCCAAAGCACTATGCGTGCAATCACTTTTTGAAGAGGGCTTTTGTGAATTGACGGCGCAAACTATCAAGATCTTTCAGGTTTTCAGCACTCTGCTCCCCCTGAAGCTCCCTGAATCGACGACGCGCTTCTACACGAGTGATGGTACTTTTTGCAGGAATTTGAACTGCACTCGCAAACTGAGCGTATTTTTCGCGCTTTTCAACAAGTTTAGCCTCAGCCTCAAAGAGTTCCTGCTGAGCTCTCAAAGCAATCTCAGCTAACTCTTCCTCGGAAACAGTACTACTTACAACCGCCTCTGAAGAAGGCACCTCAGGCTCGCTTTGAATTTTAAGTTTTTCACTCTCTTGGAGAGACTCAGCTGGCACTGCCTTCGCCGGAGGAGTTCCGAACAACTCTTGCTCAAGGCTTGCTAAATCCACACTCTCAAACTCAACCTCGGGAGAAGCCTCTCCCCCAGAAACTACCTCAGACTCGTAAGCCTGCATACGATCACCGAAACGAAAGCCGCGTGGAGAACTTTCTTCATCTTCAGAAGAACCGTCACCACTAAGAATGCCTATATTTTCATCAGGCCCATCTTCACCTTTTCCGCCTTGAATAAAAATAGACTCCGAAGGTGTCTGGTTTTTATTTCCAGAAATTGAGGAAATGTTCCCTGCGGAAGGCGCTCCCTCGAGGTGCATGGCCTTATTCAGGCGCTCTAATAACAAA carries:
- a CDS encoding hypothetical protein (COG0760 Parvulin-like peptidyl-prolyl isomerase) encodes the protein MKKNKNSWVMISHQDMSSKEGIDMNESMAEKLKRKLNGKSIIAMLVFGAIILVFVFFGMHGQMGGGIGSVARVNNALISLADFQQEENRVEQYYKNLFGDQMDFGSQRQLLRQQAIENLVRSELVSQAAARNGIMATDAEVRDFIVKDIPFFQDNGMFQREYYSRYLENTRMTPANFEGKVRKDIVNVRTRQMFETVSVPTATELSKLQQAKAHKINVQFVKVDSAALEKVLGKEAYEAELKGLEDALVAKDEAAVNAALKKMKLNWEETGMTDLSVDSFPKITSNVANEAIFELKKSEPLLARLVRDGNNKFVLKLKDSKVEPVASLEALSSEMLQKRRGDGMFEAWVNQFRDKSHVSMNQQVLSM
- a CDS encoding rod shape-determining protein MreC (COG1792 Cell shape-determining protein), giving the protein MNFFNFDFKKLVMIGIVLALPLISINMQQRPQESPWLEKPFQLLGSSLSEVFFTFSAGVKDTTGMYVNLIDVKKKSEDLTSQNNELRSRLERMKEIVLENDRLRELLEFKQQSKMTLKAAQVIGRDLVIDHNTISINKGAQDGIKEGLAVITTGGVLGYIYKAEPFTSSVILITDRYAVVDGIVQRTRTHGIVEGKSQYGSTLNLKYVEKAEDVQVGDLIVTGGLDNIFPKGLPIAVVETVEKKNFAISVKVELRPVVDPYKVEEVFVVLNSNAEDFGERFAPKPTEEPALEEKAQ
- a CDS encoding penicillin-binding protein (COG0768 Cell division protein FtsI/penicillin-binding protein 2) gives rise to the protein MNNYVNNPDEAKDYHGRYKIFYFVIAFTLAIFTMRLWYLQVISGNELREFSEKNRIKQNKIAAPRGMMLDRDGKVLVENLPGFEAIISPQYVESLDKLAKTVGPVLGMEPDKLSAKITKGRRQNGPFAQIRLKENLSRDEVIRLKRMRLDIPGLEIRESIVRNYPLKENGAQLLGYVGEISKRQLPLLNEQYKGEMRFEQGDIIGKSGLEETLERDIRGADGVSFIQVDAHGREAVTQTPNIYGQEIKDQMAVPGDNAVLTIDRDIQEAAYKSFTANNRIGAVVAMKTNGEVLAWVSNPSFDPNEFSTGISSATWSRLINDPFKPLRNKVIQDHNSPGSIFKPLVAVPALQEKIITPTTIVASPGVFHFGRRPYHDHLRGGHGNITVYEALERSSNVFFYKMGIALGVDKMYDYIHLLGIGQKTGIELAREVSGTMPNSAWKKATVGEEWQPGENLSTAIGQGFVNVTPLSMAIAYNTIGTEGKVVKPFIVRKIIDQNGKVLRENFPQVVRDLQETQPNGVRISESTFKVVKEGMRRVANGERGTARHWKVPGIEMAGKTGTAQVMGFSADQIYAKCESRPIHMRHHGWFVAYAPADKPEITIAALAEHACHGSTGAAPIVRDIALAYFQKYHPEIIEAAKNKPARKAAPVVAPIAVEEGD
- a CDS encoding rod shape-determining protein (COG0772 Bacterial cell division membrane protein): MFSSLNVQERNIFKRLDFNLIIVIFALNLIGLINLYSATHGPSSTDVASLFISQIMWLIVGWVVFLVVTLVDYNFVNRLAIIIYILNLLAIIYVTFFGKVALGAQRWIDLGFFRYQPSETMKLALIMMMAKILANRNPLGNGMGFKELAAPLITLGIPFVFVVEQPDLGTAMMLAAIGGTLLIFSKVKKWILATIFALGIIALPIAWKFVLHDYQKNRVLTFLSPTSDPRGTGYNSIQSKIAVGSGRLFGKGFMKGTQSQLEFLPERHTDFIYSVLSEEYGFVGSISVVGLFIFLFLIGIRIAMNARDKFGALLTVGVLAYVFWHMFVNIGMVIGLLPIVGVPLPLLSYGGSSMLTTMAGLGLISSVSYRRYFF
- a CDS encoding soluble lytic murein transglycosylase (COG0741 Soluble lytic murein transglycosylase and related regulatory proteins (some contain LysM/invasin domains)); this translates as MLTQNLRIGLTISALTATSLLFNNMDFFKWDTMMLTPLEAVNETHRASHAKELLGANYEFSDASKVAGSARLNEHIHDKVLKGLPPQWKDQARAISRTLILESERYAMDPVLLLAVIRTESRFNPTIRGGHGEIGLMQIKPDTAQWIAKKFDLELPSEESLFDPIQNIKYGTAYLSYLRSQFTGNATNYISAYNMGPRNVKRLRAQNIKPEIYSGKVMGNYVRYYKKISHSDNTLLASIN
- a CDS encoding thioredoxin (COG0526 Thiol-disulfide isomerase and thioredoxins) → MSTFTTAVTDSSFDTEVLNSSTPVLVDFWAEWCGPCRALAPKLEEVAQELGGKVKIVKVNVDENPSTPGKYGIRGIPAMLLFKGGSEVGQLVGNHPKEAIVDFLNKNV
- a CDS encoding protein containing CheY-like receiver (COG0784 FOG: CheY-like receiver); this encodes MWQILVQSRRETQRPCIDQKPSFTDNKSMNKILLVYEDYADLMAIESTLKKVGFDVIGLTSEYSITEQILAFNPDLVVGSGNSGKVTSLGVGKRLKEMSRWAGKSILIFSQSAKPSAEDLMRIRVDMLLESPVPPLRLVQVIGKLLDLDESLLLERLNKAMHLEGAPSAGNISSISGNKNQTPSESIFIQGGKGEDGPDENIGILSGDGSSEDEESSPRGFRFGDRMQAYESEVVSGGEASPEVEFESVDLASLEQELFGTPPAKAVPAESLQESEKLKIQSEPEVPSSEAVVSSTVSEEELAEIALRAQQELFEAEAKLVEKREKYAQFASAVQIPAKSTITRVEARRRFRELQGEQSAENLKDLDSLRRQFTKALFKK